In Bradyrhizobium guangxiense, the following are encoded in one genomic region:
- a CDS encoding class I SAM-dependent DNA methyltransferase has product MPLRLFQTSGDLMADRRFEFARDLQLKGDLPAAADLIEQAIELAPNFTSAWFTLGEIRQQLGQHDKAIEAFRKARDCDPEDQHGAGLHLMRLGDAGMAEMPKAYVQALFDQYAPRFEHALINDLGYRAPELIFKAVLAARVAAKKPAFFKRTIDLGCGTGLAAAAFAKQVDHFIGIDLSPGMIKEARATNLYAELEVADMIEGLRTKSDGCANLVVAADAFVYLSDLAPVLTEAKRVLVSGGVLAFTLETHAGSGVVLGEGLRYAHSAEYVRGAIVNAGLKLLTLEPASPRNENNEPVRGLVVVAEKT; this is encoded by the coding sequence ATGCCGCTCCGCCTGTTCCAGACCTCCGGCGATCTCATGGCCGACCGCCGTTTCGAGTTCGCGCGCGACCTCCAACTCAAGGGCGACCTGCCGGCCGCCGCGGACCTGATCGAGCAGGCCATCGAGCTGGCGCCGAACTTCACCTCGGCCTGGTTCACGCTGGGCGAGATCCGCCAGCAGCTCGGCCAGCACGACAAGGCGATCGAAGCGTTTCGCAAGGCGCGTGACTGCGACCCCGAGGATCAGCACGGCGCCGGTCTGCACCTGATGCGCCTCGGCGACGCCGGGATGGCGGAGATGCCCAAGGCCTATGTGCAGGCCCTGTTCGACCAGTACGCGCCGCGCTTCGAGCACGCACTGATCAACGATCTCGGCTATCGCGCCCCCGAGCTGATCTTCAAGGCGGTGCTGGCCGCGCGCGTCGCCGCGAAGAAGCCGGCCTTCTTCAAGCGCACCATCGACCTCGGCTGCGGCACCGGGCTCGCGGCCGCGGCCTTCGCCAAGCAGGTCGACCATTTCATCGGCATTGATCTGTCGCCCGGCATGATCAAGGAGGCGCGCGCCACCAACCTCTACGCCGAGCTCGAAGTCGCCGACATGATCGAAGGCCTGCGCACCAAGAGTGACGGATGCGCCAACCTCGTCGTGGCCGCGGACGCCTTCGTCTATCTCTCCGATCTCGCGCCGGTGCTGACCGAAGCGAAGCGCGTGCTCGTATCCGGCGGCGTGCTCGCCTTCACGCTGGAGACGCATGCCGGCAGCGGCGTCGTGCTCGGCGAAGGCCTGCGATATGCCCATTCGGCGGAATATGTGCGCGGTGCGATTGTGAACGCCGGACTGAAGCTGCTGACGCTCGAGCCGGCTTCGCCGCGCAACGAGAACAACGAGCCTGTGCGCGGCCTCGTCGTGGTCGCCGAGAAAACTTGA
- a CDS encoding ABC transporter substrate-binding protein, which produces MAKNPSRRDFNAAALATIAASTLPAPCVWAAEKKYDAGASDTEIKIGQTVPHSGPGSLYGVLGRIGEAYFQMLNEKGGINGRKVKFLTMDDAYSAPKCVEATRRLVEQEEVLALYGSLGTAPQTAVHKYLNSKGVPQLLLNTGASKWNNPKEFKWTMAALPLYPTEARILARHVVSVNPNAKVGILYQNDDFGRDFLGPFKKVLADAGGTAKVIMEQTYDLTDPTVDSQLINLSKSGADVFYNISTGKASSQSIRKVAELGWKPLQLLSAGSTGRSILSAAGLENCTGIVAIRYNKEVGLPKWEKDPDVMAFEELRKKYLPSIDPDNTIAFAGYGQAATMGEILRRCGDDLTRANVLKQASTLAGFHSPYFLDGVTYSYTPEDYTPMKTLFISTFTGKDWDISDKPMSE; this is translated from the coding sequence ATGGCCAAGAATCCATCGCGGCGCGATTTCAACGCCGCCGCGCTCGCCACCATTGCCGCATCCACCTTGCCCGCGCCCTGCGTCTGGGCCGCCGAGAAGAAATACGATGCGGGCGCCAGCGACACCGAGATCAAGATCGGGCAGACCGTGCCGCATTCCGGCCCCGGCTCGCTTTACGGCGTGCTCGGTCGCATCGGCGAAGCCTATTTCCAGATGCTGAACGAGAAGGGCGGCATCAACGGACGCAAGGTCAAGTTTCTCACCATGGACGATGCCTATAGCGCGCCGAAATGCGTCGAGGCGACGCGGCGCCTGGTCGAGCAGGAAGAGGTGCTTGCGCTGTACGGCTCGCTCGGCACCGCGCCGCAGACCGCCGTGCACAAATACCTGAACTCCAAGGGCGTGCCGCAGCTGCTGCTCAACACCGGCGCCTCGAAGTGGAATAACCCGAAAGAGTTCAAATGGACGATGGCGGCCCTGCCGCTCTATCCGACGGAGGCGCGCATCCTGGCCCGCCACGTCGTCAGCGTGAACCCGAACGCGAAGGTCGGCATCCTCTACCAGAACGACGATTTCGGCCGCGACTTCCTAGGGCCGTTCAAGAAGGTGCTGGCCGATGCCGGCGGCACCGCCAAGGTGATCATGGAGCAGACCTACGATCTCACGGACCCGACCGTCGATTCGCAGCTCATCAATCTCTCGAAATCCGGCGCCGACGTCTTCTACAACATCTCCACCGGCAAGGCCTCGTCGCAGTCGATCCGGAAAGTCGCCGAGCTCGGCTGGAAGCCGCTGCAGCTGTTGTCGGCGGGCTCGACCGGCCGCTCGATCCTCAGCGCCGCCGGCCTGGAGAACTGCACTGGCATCGTCGCGATCCGCTACAACAAGGAGGTCGGCCTGCCGAAATGGGAGAAGGATCCTGATGTGATGGCGTTCGAGGAGCTGCGCAAGAAATATCTGCCCAGCATCGACCCGGACAACACCATCGCCTTCGCCGGCTACGGCCAGGCCGCGACCATGGGCGAGATCCTGCGCCGCTGCGGCGACGACCTCACCCGCGCCAATGTGCTGAAGCAGGCCTCGACGCTCGCGGGCTTCCACTCGCCCTATTTCCTCGACGGCGTCACCTACAGCTATACGCCCGAGGACTACACGCCGATGAAGACGCTGTTCATCTCGACCTTCACCGGCAAGGACTGGGACATCTCGGACAAGCCGATGTCGGAGTAG